One part of the Quercus lobata isolate SW786 chromosome 7, ValleyOak3.0 Primary Assembly, whole genome shotgun sequence genome encodes these proteins:
- the LOC115953544 gene encoding WD repeat-containing protein 44-like isoform X2, protein MERRKTLTMNWEGLGDNDDDDQFFESYNRLSFSSAVSINLTATCCSSSSDEEDDDFESSRMSFASAVSSLRSTKLSHFDSLSSTTTSSSFINSPPNYDVWMSTPGSINERRKRLLQGMGLAATATTTPNNNNSNSKTLSFNHVVSNKKVDTNDHDHVSSPEKEPPKPQQQQHKQEEEEQEQEEDNVVSTTLPHSPSQCPIVLVRSRSEGDIQSDSFSLSTRRKEELIGTISRQRLTRTYSMILAQHARICAYTDSISPNEARSRLGRKRSIRHSSALSSVLSSKGRLGAFFLIKSLDTGKEFVVSEYGEDGMWNRLSDLQTGKKMTMEEFEKCVGYSPVVKELMRRENVSRRNEIIDRKVSANSYFSRSLRMSKKGGAALLKNVKGLANSMSGLMGEKERELSQVSSSPVVEQKPIKNSSSSEWTKVRQSGKSFKELSALHLCQEIQGHEGSIWCIKFSQDGRFLASAGEDRVIHVWEVQECEVMSLRSGEEGSMSPNISPLQLSLCASSSLDRPGIGEVTPLPSEKKRRGKSSTRKGNSAPDYVYVPETVFSFLEKPVCSFQGHLDDVLDLSWSKSQLLLSSSMDKTVRLWDMESKSCLKVFAHNDYVTCIQFNPIDDNHFISGSLDAKVRIWNIPERHVVDWIDFHEMVTAASYTPDGQGAIIGSHKGIIRMYSTEDCKLDQICQIDIQTKKKSQAKKITGFQFAPGNPSQVLVTSADSRIRILDGPDVTQKFKAGFRNTSSQISASFSQDGKYIVTASEDSQVYVWKHEEPRNAGTGKPKNVVTQSHEHFQCKDVSVAIPWPGTIKGEPPTMSVQSKRQSKRLTSQLPSSGGSPTKEDNSASSKRHLPSLPTPSAGGSPTKEENFVNSKRHLPPLPKKSTNVSESVSSPPEEELAYVSRTDSGIGESFTSLSALFRYGDSPSISAANPSSSSWSWFDAGNNHVTHTTQATAWGLVIVTAGLGGEIRAYQNFGLPRRIGRQTNIFGGPT, encoded by the exons atggaacGTAGAAAAACGCTTACCATGAACTGGGAGGGTCTGGGCGACAATGACGACGATGATCAATTCTTCGAGTCCTACAACCGCCTCTCCTTCTCCTCTGCCGTTTCCATCAACCTCACCGCCACATGCTGCAGCTCCTCCTCCGACGAGGAAGATGACGATTTCGAAAGCAGCCGTATGTCATTCGCCTCCGCCGTCTCCTCCCTCCGCTCCACCAAACTCAGCCATTTTGACTCCCTttcctccaccaccacctcctcctccttcatAAATTCGCCGCCCAATTATGATGTCTGGATGTCAACACCAGGTTCCATCAATGAACGTCGGAAACGCCTCCTCCAAGGCATGGGCTTAgccgccaccgccaccaccacccccaacaacaacaacagcaacagcaaaACCCTCAGCTTTAATCACGTGGTTTCCAATAAAAAAGTCGACACAAACGATCACGATCATGTTTCTTCTCCGGAAAAAGAACCACCcaaaccacaacaacaacaacataaacaagaagaagaagaacaagaacaagaagaagacaaTGTTGTTTCTACGACGCTTCCACATTCGCCTTCTCAATGTCCAATCGTCCTCGTACGCTCGCGCTCAGAGGGAGACATTCAAAGCGATTCGTTTTCGCTATCCACGCGTAGGAAAGAGGAGCTCATTGGTACAATATCGAGGCAACGTCTCACGAGAACCTACTCCATGATATTAGCCCAACATGCTCGGATATGTGCCTATACGGATTCAATCTCTCCTAACGAAGCTCGATCCAGACTGGGACGGAAGCGATCGATACGACACAGCAGCGCGTTGTCGTCGGTATTGTCTTCGAAGGGAAGGTTGGGGGCTTTCTTTCTGATCAAGAGTTTGGATACAGGGAAGGAGTTTGTAGTGAGTGAATATGGTGAAGATGGGATGTGGAATAGGTTGAGTGATCTTCAAACTGGGAAGAAGATGACAATGGAAGAGTTCGAGAAATGTGTTGGGTATTCGCCGGTTGTTAAGGAGCTAATGCGTCGAGAAAACGTGTCCAGGAGGAACGAGATCATCGATAGGAAAGTGAGTGCAAATTCTTATTTTTCCAGGAGTTTGAGGATGAGCAAGAAAGGAGGTGCCGCTTTGTTGAAGAATGTGAAAGGTTTGGCCAATTCGATGAGTGGGCTAATGggtgaaaaggagagagagctTTCGCAGGTTTCTTCTTCACCGGTTGTAGAGCAGAAACCGATCAAGAATTCATCGTCGTCGGAATGGACAAAAGTCCGGCAGAGCGGGAAGTCGTTTAAGGAGTTATCTGCTTTGCATTTGTGTCAAGAAATTCAGGGTCATGAAGGGTCGATTTGGTGCATTAAGTTCAGTCAAGATGGGCGGTTTCTTGCAAGTGCAGGGGAAGACAGAGTAATTCATGTGTGGGAAGTGCAGGAATGTGAGGTCATGTCATTGAGGTCAGGGGAGGAAGGGAGTATGAGTCCTAATATATCACCTCTCCAACTGTCGTTGTGTGCTTCCAGTTCTCTGGATAGACCTGGGATTGGAGAGGTCACGCCATTACCATCAGAGAAGAAGAGACGAGGAAAGTCTAGTACAAGAAAAGGGAACTCAGCTCCAGACTATGTTTATGTTCCGGAAACTGTGTTCTCGTTCTTGGAAAAACCTGTCTGCTCCTTCCAAGGTcatctggatgatgttttggaCCTGTCCTGGTCCAAATCTCAG CTGTTGCTTTCATCTTCAATGGACAAAACTGTCAGGTTATGGGACATGGAAAGCAAGAGCTGTCTAAAGGTGTTTGCCCACAACGATTATG TAACTTGCATACAGTTCAATCCTATTGACGACAACCATTTCATCAGTGGCTCACTTGATGCAAAGGTTCGAATATGGAACATACCTGAACGGCACGTTGTGGACTGGATTGACTTTCATGAAATGGTTACTGCAGCATCTTACACCCCTGACGGCCAG GGTGCCATCATTGGTTCACACAAAGGAATTATTCGCATGTACAGCACAGAAG ATTGTAAATTAGATCAAATATGCCAGATTGATATTCAAACAAAGAAGAAATCTCAAGCTAAAAAGATTACTGGGTTCCAG TTTGCCCCAGGAAATCCATCTCAAGTGCTTGTTACTTCAGCTGATTCCCGGATTAGAATTTTGGATGGTCCCGATGTCACTCAAAAATTCAAAG CAGGTTTTCGAAATACAAGCAGCCAAATTTCAGCTTCTTTTAGTCAAGATGGGAAATATATCGTTACTGCAAGTGAAGATTCTCAAGTTTATGTTTGGAAGCATGAAGAGCCCAGAAATGCTGGGACAGGAAAACCCAAAAATGTAGTCACCCAATCACACGAGCACTTTCAGTGTAAGGATGTTTCAGTAGCAATCCCATGGCCAGGTACCATAAAGGGTGAACCACCAACCATGTCAGTGCAATCTAAAAGACAATCCAAACGCCTTACTTCACAACTACCTTCTTCTGGAGGGTCACCGACCAAAGAAGACAACTCTGCAAGCAGTAAAAGACACTTGCCATCTCTTCCAACACCTTCTGCTGGAGGATCGCcaaccaaagaagaaaactttgTAAACAGTAAAAGACACTTGCCACCTCTTCCCAAGAAAAGCACTAATGTTTCAGAGAGTGTTTCAAGTCCACCAGAAGAAGAGCTTGCTTATGTTTCACGTACAGATTCTGGGATTGGCGAGTCATTCACTTCACTTTCTGCCTTGTTTAGATACGGTGATTCACCTTCTATTTCTGCTGCCAATCCATCGTCTTCATCTTGGTCTTGGTTTGATGCTGGTAATAACCATGTGACCCATACCACCCAAGCAACAGCATGGGGCTTAGTAATTGTGACAGCAGGATTGGGAGGTGAGATCAGGGCTTACCAAAATTTTGGGTTACCGCGTAGGATTGGCCGCCAAACAAACATTTTTGGAGGCCCTACATGA
- the LOC115953544 gene encoding WD repeat-containing protein 44-like isoform X3, with protein sequence MERRKTLTMNWEGLGDNDDDDQFFESYNRLSFSSAVSINLTATCCSSSSDEEDDDFESSRMSFASAVSSLRSTKLSHFDSLSSTTTSSSFINSPPNYDVWMSTPGSINERRKRLLQGMGLAATATTTPNNNNSNSKTLSFNHVVSNKKVDTNDHDHVSSPEKEPPKPQQQQHKQEEEEQEQEEDNVVSTTLPHSPSQCPIVLVRSRSEGDIQSDSFSLSTRRKEELIGTISRQRLTRTYSMILAQHARICAYTDSISPNEARSRLGRKRSIRHSSALSSVLSSKGRLGAFFLIKSLDTGKEFVVSEYGEDGMWNRLSDLQTGKKMTMEEFEKCVGYSPVVKELMRRENVSRRNEIIDRKVSANSYFSRSLRMSKKGGAALLKNVKGLANSMSGLMGEKERELSQVSSSPVVEQKPIKNSSSSEWTKVRQSGKSFKELSALHLCQEIQGHEGSIWCIKFSQDGRFLASAGEDRVIHVWEVQECEVMSLRSGEEGSMSPNISPLQLSLCASSSLDRPGIGEVTPLPSEKKRRGKSSTRKGNSAPDYVYVPETVFSFLEKPVCSFQGHLDDVLDLSWSKSQLLLSSSMDKTVRLWDMESKSCLKVFAHNDYVTCIQFNPIDDNHFISGSLDAKVRIWNIPERHVVDWIDFHEMVTAASYTPDGQGAIIGSHKGIIRMYSTEDCKLDQICQIDIQTKKKSQAKKITGFQFAPGNPSQVLVTSADSRIRILDGPDVTQKFKGFRNTSSQISASFSQDGKYIVTASEDSQVYVWKHEEPRNAGTGKPKNVVTQSHEHFQCKDVSVAIPWPGTIKGEPPTMSVQSKRQSKRLTSQLPSSGGSPTKEDNSASSKRHLPSLPTPSAGGSPTKEENFVNSKRHLPPLPKKSTNVSESVSSPPEEELAYVSRTDSGIGESFTSLSALFRYGDSPSISAANPSSSSWSWFDAGNNHVTHTTQATAWGLVIVTAGLGGEIRAYQNFGLPRRIGRQTNIFGGPT encoded by the exons atggaacGTAGAAAAACGCTTACCATGAACTGGGAGGGTCTGGGCGACAATGACGACGATGATCAATTCTTCGAGTCCTACAACCGCCTCTCCTTCTCCTCTGCCGTTTCCATCAACCTCACCGCCACATGCTGCAGCTCCTCCTCCGACGAGGAAGATGACGATTTCGAAAGCAGCCGTATGTCATTCGCCTCCGCCGTCTCCTCCCTCCGCTCCACCAAACTCAGCCATTTTGACTCCCTttcctccaccaccacctcctcctccttcatAAATTCGCCGCCCAATTATGATGTCTGGATGTCAACACCAGGTTCCATCAATGAACGTCGGAAACGCCTCCTCCAAGGCATGGGCTTAgccgccaccgccaccaccacccccaacaacaacaacagcaacagcaaaACCCTCAGCTTTAATCACGTGGTTTCCAATAAAAAAGTCGACACAAACGATCACGATCATGTTTCTTCTCCGGAAAAAGAACCACCcaaaccacaacaacaacaacataaacaagaagaagaagaacaagaacaagaagaagacaaTGTTGTTTCTACGACGCTTCCACATTCGCCTTCTCAATGTCCAATCGTCCTCGTACGCTCGCGCTCAGAGGGAGACATTCAAAGCGATTCGTTTTCGCTATCCACGCGTAGGAAAGAGGAGCTCATTGGTACAATATCGAGGCAACGTCTCACGAGAACCTACTCCATGATATTAGCCCAACATGCTCGGATATGTGCCTATACGGATTCAATCTCTCCTAACGAAGCTCGATCCAGACTGGGACGGAAGCGATCGATACGACACAGCAGCGCGTTGTCGTCGGTATTGTCTTCGAAGGGAAGGTTGGGGGCTTTCTTTCTGATCAAGAGTTTGGATACAGGGAAGGAGTTTGTAGTGAGTGAATATGGTGAAGATGGGATGTGGAATAGGTTGAGTGATCTTCAAACTGGGAAGAAGATGACAATGGAAGAGTTCGAGAAATGTGTTGGGTATTCGCCGGTTGTTAAGGAGCTAATGCGTCGAGAAAACGTGTCCAGGAGGAACGAGATCATCGATAGGAAAGTGAGTGCAAATTCTTATTTTTCCAGGAGTTTGAGGATGAGCAAGAAAGGAGGTGCCGCTTTGTTGAAGAATGTGAAAGGTTTGGCCAATTCGATGAGTGGGCTAATGggtgaaaaggagagagagctTTCGCAGGTTTCTTCTTCACCGGTTGTAGAGCAGAAACCGATCAAGAATTCATCGTCGTCGGAATGGACAAAAGTCCGGCAGAGCGGGAAGTCGTTTAAGGAGTTATCTGCTTTGCATTTGTGTCAAGAAATTCAGGGTCATGAAGGGTCGATTTGGTGCATTAAGTTCAGTCAAGATGGGCGGTTTCTTGCAAGTGCAGGGGAAGACAGAGTAATTCATGTGTGGGAAGTGCAGGAATGTGAGGTCATGTCATTGAGGTCAGGGGAGGAAGGGAGTATGAGTCCTAATATATCACCTCTCCAACTGTCGTTGTGTGCTTCCAGTTCTCTGGATAGACCTGGGATTGGAGAGGTCACGCCATTACCATCAGAGAAGAAGAGACGAGGAAAGTCTAGTACAAGAAAAGGGAACTCAGCTCCAGACTATGTTTATGTTCCGGAAACTGTGTTCTCGTTCTTGGAAAAACCTGTCTGCTCCTTCCAAGGTcatctggatgatgttttggaCCTGTCCTGGTCCAAATCTCAG CTGTTGCTTTCATCTTCAATGGACAAAACTGTCAGGTTATGGGACATGGAAAGCAAGAGCTGTCTAAAGGTGTTTGCCCACAACGATTATG TAACTTGCATACAGTTCAATCCTATTGACGACAACCATTTCATCAGTGGCTCACTTGATGCAAAGGTTCGAATATGGAACATACCTGAACGGCACGTTGTGGACTGGATTGACTTTCATGAAATGGTTACTGCAGCATCTTACACCCCTGACGGCCAG GGTGCCATCATTGGTTCACACAAAGGAATTATTCGCATGTACAGCACAGAAG ATTGTAAATTAGATCAAATATGCCAGATTGATATTCAAACAAAGAAGAAATCTCAAGCTAAAAAGATTACTGGGTTCCAG TTTGCCCCAGGAAATCCATCTCAAGTGCTTGTTACTTCAGCTGATTCCCGGATTAGAATTTTGGATGGTCCCGATGTCACTCAAAAATTCAAAG GTTTTCGAAATACAAGCAGCCAAATTTCAGCTTCTTTTAGTCAAGATGGGAAATATATCGTTACTGCAAGTGAAGATTCTCAAGTTTATGTTTGGAAGCATGAAGAGCCCAGAAATGCTGGGACAGGAAAACCCAAAAATGTAGTCACCCAATCACACGAGCACTTTCAGTGTAAGGATGTTTCAGTAGCAATCCCATGGCCAGGTACCATAAAGGGTGAACCACCAACCATGTCAGTGCAATCTAAAAGACAATCCAAACGCCTTACTTCACAACTACCTTCTTCTGGAGGGTCACCGACCAAAGAAGACAACTCTGCAAGCAGTAAAAGACACTTGCCATCTCTTCCAACACCTTCTGCTGGAGGATCGCcaaccaaagaagaaaactttgTAAACAGTAAAAGACACTTGCCACCTCTTCCCAAGAAAAGCACTAATGTTTCAGAGAGTGTTTCAAGTCCACCAGAAGAAGAGCTTGCTTATGTTTCACGTACAGATTCTGGGATTGGCGAGTCATTCACTTCACTTTCTGCCTTGTTTAGATACGGTGATTCACCTTCTATTTCTGCTGCCAATCCATCGTCTTCATCTTGGTCTTGGTTTGATGCTGGTAATAACCATGTGACCCATACCACCCAAGCAACAGCATGGGGCTTAGTAATTGTGACAGCAGGATTGGGAGGTGAGATCAGGGCTTACCAAAATTTTGGGTTACCGCGTAGGATTGGCCGCCAAACAAACATTTTTGGAGGCCCTACATGA
- the LOC115953544 gene encoding WD repeat-containing protein 44-like isoform X1, translating into MERRKTLTMNWEGLGDNDDDDQFFESYNRLSFSSAVSINLTATCCSSSSDEEDDDFESSRMSFASAVSSLRSTKLSHFDSLSSTTTSSSFINSPPNYDVWMSTPGSINERRKRLLQGMGLAATATTTPNNNNSNSKTLSFNHVVSNKKVDTNDHDHVSSPEKEPPKPQQQQHKQEEEEQEQEEDNVVSTTLPHSPSQCPIVLVRSRSEGDIQSDSFSLSTRRKEELIGTISRQRLTRTYSMILAQHARICAYTDSISPNEARSRLGRKRSIRHSSALSSVLSSKGRLGAFFLIKSLDTGKEFVVSEYGEDGMWNRLSDLQTGKKMTMEEFEKCVGYSPVVKELMRRENVSRRNEIIDRKVSANSYFSRSLRMSKKGGAALLKNVKGLANSMSGLMGEKERELSQVSSSPVVEQKPIKNSSSSEWTKVRQSGKSFKELSALHLCQEIQGHEGSIWCIKFSQDGRFLASAGEDRVIHVWEVQECEVMSLRSGEEGSMSPNISPLQLSLCASSSLDRPGIGEVTPLPSEKKRRGKSSTRKGNSAPDYVYVPETVFSFLEKPVCSFQGHLDDVLDLSWSKSQLLLSSSMDKTVRLWDMESKSCLKVFAHNDYGEMSNHVSNTILTSFWSNIVTCIQFNPIDDNHFISGSLDAKVRIWNIPERHVVDWIDFHEMVTAASYTPDGQGAIIGSHKGIIRMYSTEDCKLDQICQIDIQTKKKSQAKKITGFQFAPGNPSQVLVTSADSRIRILDGPDVTQKFKAGFRNTSSQISASFSQDGKYIVTASEDSQVYVWKHEEPRNAGTGKPKNVVTQSHEHFQCKDVSVAIPWPGTIKGEPPTMSVQSKRQSKRLTSQLPSSGGSPTKEDNSASSKRHLPSLPTPSAGGSPTKEENFVNSKRHLPPLPKKSTNVSESVSSPPEEELAYVSRTDSGIGESFTSLSALFRYGDSPSISAANPSSSSWSWFDAGNNHVTHTTQATAWGLVIVTAGLGGEIRAYQNFGLPRRIGRQTNIFGGPT; encoded by the exons atggaacGTAGAAAAACGCTTACCATGAACTGGGAGGGTCTGGGCGACAATGACGACGATGATCAATTCTTCGAGTCCTACAACCGCCTCTCCTTCTCCTCTGCCGTTTCCATCAACCTCACCGCCACATGCTGCAGCTCCTCCTCCGACGAGGAAGATGACGATTTCGAAAGCAGCCGTATGTCATTCGCCTCCGCCGTCTCCTCCCTCCGCTCCACCAAACTCAGCCATTTTGACTCCCTttcctccaccaccacctcctcctccttcatAAATTCGCCGCCCAATTATGATGTCTGGATGTCAACACCAGGTTCCATCAATGAACGTCGGAAACGCCTCCTCCAAGGCATGGGCTTAgccgccaccgccaccaccacccccaacaacaacaacagcaacagcaaaACCCTCAGCTTTAATCACGTGGTTTCCAATAAAAAAGTCGACACAAACGATCACGATCATGTTTCTTCTCCGGAAAAAGAACCACCcaaaccacaacaacaacaacataaacaagaagaagaagaacaagaacaagaagaagacaaTGTTGTTTCTACGACGCTTCCACATTCGCCTTCTCAATGTCCAATCGTCCTCGTACGCTCGCGCTCAGAGGGAGACATTCAAAGCGATTCGTTTTCGCTATCCACGCGTAGGAAAGAGGAGCTCATTGGTACAATATCGAGGCAACGTCTCACGAGAACCTACTCCATGATATTAGCCCAACATGCTCGGATATGTGCCTATACGGATTCAATCTCTCCTAACGAAGCTCGATCCAGACTGGGACGGAAGCGATCGATACGACACAGCAGCGCGTTGTCGTCGGTATTGTCTTCGAAGGGAAGGTTGGGGGCTTTCTTTCTGATCAAGAGTTTGGATACAGGGAAGGAGTTTGTAGTGAGTGAATATGGTGAAGATGGGATGTGGAATAGGTTGAGTGATCTTCAAACTGGGAAGAAGATGACAATGGAAGAGTTCGAGAAATGTGTTGGGTATTCGCCGGTTGTTAAGGAGCTAATGCGTCGAGAAAACGTGTCCAGGAGGAACGAGATCATCGATAGGAAAGTGAGTGCAAATTCTTATTTTTCCAGGAGTTTGAGGATGAGCAAGAAAGGAGGTGCCGCTTTGTTGAAGAATGTGAAAGGTTTGGCCAATTCGATGAGTGGGCTAATGggtgaaaaggagagagagctTTCGCAGGTTTCTTCTTCACCGGTTGTAGAGCAGAAACCGATCAAGAATTCATCGTCGTCGGAATGGACAAAAGTCCGGCAGAGCGGGAAGTCGTTTAAGGAGTTATCTGCTTTGCATTTGTGTCAAGAAATTCAGGGTCATGAAGGGTCGATTTGGTGCATTAAGTTCAGTCAAGATGGGCGGTTTCTTGCAAGTGCAGGGGAAGACAGAGTAATTCATGTGTGGGAAGTGCAGGAATGTGAGGTCATGTCATTGAGGTCAGGGGAGGAAGGGAGTATGAGTCCTAATATATCACCTCTCCAACTGTCGTTGTGTGCTTCCAGTTCTCTGGATAGACCTGGGATTGGAGAGGTCACGCCATTACCATCAGAGAAGAAGAGACGAGGAAAGTCTAGTACAAGAAAAGGGAACTCAGCTCCAGACTATGTTTATGTTCCGGAAACTGTGTTCTCGTTCTTGGAAAAACCTGTCTGCTCCTTCCAAGGTcatctggatgatgttttggaCCTGTCCTGGTCCAAATCTCAG CTGTTGCTTTCATCTTCAATGGACAAAACTGTCAGGTTATGGGACATGGAAAGCAAGAGCTGTCTAAAGGTGTTTGCCCACAACGATTATGGTGAGATGTCTAACCATGTTTCCAATACTATCTTGACTTCATTTTGGTCAAACATTG TAACTTGCATACAGTTCAATCCTATTGACGACAACCATTTCATCAGTGGCTCACTTGATGCAAAGGTTCGAATATGGAACATACCTGAACGGCACGTTGTGGACTGGATTGACTTTCATGAAATGGTTACTGCAGCATCTTACACCCCTGACGGCCAG GGTGCCATCATTGGTTCACACAAAGGAATTATTCGCATGTACAGCACAGAAG ATTGTAAATTAGATCAAATATGCCAGATTGATATTCAAACAAAGAAGAAATCTCAAGCTAAAAAGATTACTGGGTTCCAG TTTGCCCCAGGAAATCCATCTCAAGTGCTTGTTACTTCAGCTGATTCCCGGATTAGAATTTTGGATGGTCCCGATGTCACTCAAAAATTCAAAG CAGGTTTTCGAAATACAAGCAGCCAAATTTCAGCTTCTTTTAGTCAAGATGGGAAATATATCGTTACTGCAAGTGAAGATTCTCAAGTTTATGTTTGGAAGCATGAAGAGCCCAGAAATGCTGGGACAGGAAAACCCAAAAATGTAGTCACCCAATCACACGAGCACTTTCAGTGTAAGGATGTTTCAGTAGCAATCCCATGGCCAGGTACCATAAAGGGTGAACCACCAACCATGTCAGTGCAATCTAAAAGACAATCCAAACGCCTTACTTCACAACTACCTTCTTCTGGAGGGTCACCGACCAAAGAAGACAACTCTGCAAGCAGTAAAAGACACTTGCCATCTCTTCCAACACCTTCTGCTGGAGGATCGCcaaccaaagaagaaaactttgTAAACAGTAAAAGACACTTGCCACCTCTTCCCAAGAAAAGCACTAATGTTTCAGAGAGTGTTTCAAGTCCACCAGAAGAAGAGCTTGCTTATGTTTCACGTACAGATTCTGGGATTGGCGAGTCATTCACTTCACTTTCTGCCTTGTTTAGATACGGTGATTCACCTTCTATTTCTGCTGCCAATCCATCGTCTTCATCTTGGTCTTGGTTTGATGCTGGTAATAACCATGTGACCCATACCACCCAAGCAACAGCATGGGGCTTAGTAATTGTGACAGCAGGATTGGGAGGTGAGATCAGGGCTTACCAAAATTTTGGGTTACCGCGTAGGATTGGCCGCCAAACAAACATTTTTGGAGGCCCTACATGA
- the LOC115953496 gene encoding cyclin-dependent protein kinase inhibitor SMR3-like — MFSEFKEIPLLSMPNSETFLIKDDKESVKFSIFEEPTLSNEDKCYPAMASNVPELHEEKEEFEIEKKEEKREATVPSDVCESVRPSLGEFKVEEDDDGFKTPTSLDHKVPVIKQCPPAPRKPKPSMKRKVSQNVRTSLQLDLSKEVESLFPPSLLSDFHCKIKKARPLRDEEERLKL; from the coding sequence ATGTTCTCGGAATTCAAAGAAATACCATTGCTAAGTATGCCAAATTCAGAGACCTTTCTCATCAAAGACGATAAAGAAAGTGTCAAATTCAGCATTTTCGAGGAACCCACGTTGAGCAATGAAGATAAGTGTTATCCAGCCATGGCCTCAAACGTGCCCGAGCttcatgaagaaaaagaagaattcgagatagaaaagaaagaagaaaagcgCGAGGCTACGGTTCCTTCTGATGTATGTGAAAGTGTGAGGCCATCTCTAGGTGAATTCAAGGTCGAAGAGGACGATGATGGTTTCAAAACTCCAACATCTTTGGATCACAAGGTCCCAGTGATCAAACAGTGCCCACCTGCTCCAAGAAAACCCAAGCCAtcaatgaaaagaaaagtgtcACAAAATGTACGTACAAGTCTTCAACTTGATCTATCAAAAGAAGTCGAATCACTCTTTCCTCCCTCTCTTCTCTCAGATTTTCATTGCAAGATCAAGAAAGCTCGGCCTCTAAGAGACGAGGAAGAGAGACTTAAGTTATAA